The following are encoded together in the Pedobacter steynii genome:
- the ilvC gene encoding ketol-acid reductoisomerase, translating into MSNYFNTLPLREKLNQLGVCDFMDSSEFLDGVNALKGKKLVIIGCGAQGLNQGLNLRDSGLDVSYTLRKEAIEGKRDSWKNATENNFTVGTYEELIPTADVLINLTPDKQHTSVVNAVMPLMKQGATLSYSHGFNIVEEGMQIRKDITVIMVAPKCPGSEVRAEYVRGFGVPTLIAVHPENDPEGKGLAQAKAYCVGTGGHRAGVLKSSFVAEVKSDLMGEQTILCGLLQTGSILSFDKMIEKGIDAGYASKLVQYGVEVITEALKQGGITAMMDRLSNVAKIKAFEVSEELKTIMRPLFQKHQDDIMSGEFSRVMMEDWAAGDKNLLAWRAATGETAFEKTPAGNVKIGEQEYFDNALLMVAFVRAGVELAFETMVEAGIKPESAYYESLHETPLIANTIARKKLFEMNRVISDTAEYGCYLFDHACKPLLADFMTKVDTDLIGKNFNEGKDGAVDNRALIAVNEVIRSHQVEVVGAELRKAMTAMKSIKTA; encoded by the coding sequence ATGTCAAACTATTTTAACACACTACCTCTTAGAGAAAAATTAAACCAATTGGGTGTATGCGATTTCATGGACAGCTCTGAATTTCTGGATGGCGTAAACGCGCTTAAAGGAAAAAAACTGGTGATCATTGGTTGTGGTGCACAAGGTCTGAACCAGGGTTTAAATTTAAGAGATAGCGGTTTAGATGTTTCTTATACCTTGCGTAAAGAAGCGATTGAAGGTAAAAGAGATTCCTGGAAAAATGCGACAGAGAATAACTTTACAGTAGGTACTTACGAAGAGTTGATCCCTACAGCTGATGTATTGATTAACCTTACTCCTGATAAACAACATACTTCGGTAGTAAATGCGGTAATGCCGTTAATGAAACAAGGAGCTACTTTATCTTACTCACATGGTTTCAATATTGTGGAAGAAGGCATGCAGATTCGTAAAGACATTACGGTAATCATGGTGGCACCTAAATGCCCAGGTAGTGAAGTAAGAGCAGAATACGTACGTGGTTTTGGGGTACCTACCCTGATTGCGGTGCACCCTGAGAACGATCCGGAAGGAAAAGGTTTAGCACAGGCGAAAGCTTACTGTGTGGGAACAGGTGGCCACAGAGCTGGTGTACTAAAATCATCTTTCGTTGCGGAAGTAAAATCAGATTTAATGGGTGAGCAAACGATCCTTTGCGGATTACTGCAAACTGGCTCCATCCTTTCTTTTGATAAAATGATTGAAAAAGGAATTGATGCAGGTTACGCGTCTAAATTGGTTCAATATGGTGTGGAAGTAATTACTGAAGCCTTGAAACAAGGTGGTATCACTGCCATGATGGACAGATTGAGCAATGTAGCTAAGATCAAAGCTTTCGAAGTTTCTGAAGAATTGAAAACAATTATGCGTCCATTGTTCCAGAAGCATCAGGACGACATCATGAGTGGCGAGTTTAGCCGTGTTATGATGGAAGATTGGGCTGCTGGTGATAAAAACCTATTGGCATGGCGTGCGGCAACTGGCGAAACTGCTTTTGAAAAAACTCCTGCAGGTAATGTTAAAATTGGCGAACAGGAATATTTTGACAATGCATTACTAATGGTTGCTTTTGTAAGAGCTGGTGTGGAATTGGCTTTCGAAACGATGGTAGAAGCTGGAATTAAACCAGAATCGGCGTACTATGAGTCGTTACATGAAACTCCACTAATTGCAAACACCATTGCCCGTAAAAAATTATTCGAAATGAACAGGGTAATTTCAGATACTGCAGAATATGGTTGTTATTTATTTGACCATGCTTGTAAGCCACTACTGGCAGATTTCATGACTAAAGTTGATACTGACCTGATCGGTAAAAACTTCAACGAAGGCAAAGATGGTGCTGTAGATAACAGAGCATTGATCGCCGTAAATGAAGTGATCCGTTCACATCAGGTGGAAGTTGTAGGCGCTGAATTGAGAAAAGCGATGACTGCAATGAAATCTATTAAAACTGCCTAA
- the ilvN gene encoding acetolactate synthase small subunit: MSNSPEINEKQEFTITVYTENQIGLLNRIAIIFSRRKINIDTLNTSPSEIEHIHRFNIVIHETEEVVRKLARQIEKQVEVLKVYFNTNEDIIWQEMALYKVPTDTIAELVSVERLLRENGARAVVIRKDYTVFETTGHREETDKLIEVLQPYGLIEFVRSARVAIIKDSEGFNRKLREFERREPGQEVIENEFLDKEKNVFSM, translated from the coding sequence ATGAGCAATTCCCCAGAAATAAACGAAAAACAGGAATTTACGATAACGGTATATACAGAAAATCAAATCGGGTTACTGAACCGTATTGCCATTATTTTTTCCAGAAGAAAAATCAACATAGATACCTTAAATACTTCTCCATCGGAGATTGAGCACATCCACCGTTTCAATATCGTGATCCACGAAACAGAAGAAGTGGTGCGCAAACTGGCCCGTCAGATTGAAAAACAGGTTGAAGTACTGAAAGTATATTTCAATACCAACGAGGACATCATCTGGCAGGAAATGGCGCTTTATAAAGTGCCTACCGACACGATTGCAGAACTGGTATCTGTAGAACGTCTGCTTCGTGAAAATGGCGCAAGGGCAGTAGTGATCCGTAAAGATTATACAGTATTTGAAACTACTGGCCATCGTGAAGAAACAGATAAACTGATCGAAGTTTTACAACCTTACGGGCTGATTGAGTTTGTCAGAAGTGCAAGAGTGGCAATCATCAAAGACAGTGAAGGTTTTAACCGTAAGCTGAGAGAGTTTGAACGCAGAGAGCCAGGACAGGAAGTGATTGAAAACGAATTCCTGGATAAAGAGAAAAACGTATTCAGCATGTAA
- the ilvB gene encoding biosynthetic-type acetolactate synthase large subunit produces the protein MNTAQEEATTLTEPKKTVNVSGSVAILEGLIAEGTDTIFGYPGGAIMPIYDALYDYKDKLKHILVRHEQGGTHAGQGYARSSGKVGVVFATSGPGATNLVTGLADAQIDSTPMVCITGQVYAHLLGTDAFQETDVINITTPVTKWNYQITDATEIPSVLAKAFYIARSGRPGPVLIDITKNAQLQLFDYEGYTPCDHVRSYRPKPNVRKEYIEQAAALINSAKKPFILFGQGVSLGNAEQEFKAFVEKTGIPAAWTIMGAGAIPTDHPLNVGMLGMHGNYGPNVQTNSCDVLIAIGMRFDDRVTGRLDKYAKQAKVIHLDIDPAEIDKNVKAEVPVWGDCKETLPLLTALVDQKEHPEWLAEFRAFDKTELETVIHNELNPQSGELTMGEVINQLNELTKGEAIIVTDVGQHQMVACRYAKFNHTRSNITSGGLGTMGFGLPAAIGAKFGAPDRTVVAVIGDGGFQMTLQELGTIMQSGIDVKIMILNNRFLGMVRQWQQLFHEKRYSFVDITSPDFVKLADSYYIAGKKVSEREDLVSSLEEMLNHKGSYLLEVMVAKEHNVFPMVPQGSSVSEIRLK, from the coding sequence ATGAACACTGCACAAGAGGAAGCAACGACCTTAACAGAACCAAAGAAAACAGTAAATGTTTCTGGTTCTGTAGCTATATTGGAAGGATTAATAGCGGAAGGTACCGATACCATTTTCGGGTATCCAGGTGGTGCCATCATGCCTATTTATGATGCGTTATACGATTATAAAGACAAGTTAAAACATATTTTAGTACGTCATGAGCAAGGCGGTACACATGCCGGCCAGGGTTATGCACGTTCTTCTGGTAAAGTTGGTGTGGTATTCGCTACCAGCGGCCCGGGAGCAACCAACCTGGTAACAGGGTTGGCAGATGCACAGATTGACAGTACACCGATGGTTTGCATTACCGGTCAGGTTTATGCACATCTTTTAGGAACAGATGCTTTCCAGGAAACGGATGTAATTAACATTACTACTCCGGTAACCAAATGGAACTACCAGATTACTGATGCTACCGAGATTCCAAGTGTATTGGCTAAGGCTTTTTACATTGCCCGCAGCGGCAGACCAGGCCCGGTATTGATAGACATCACCAAAAATGCACAGTTGCAGCTATTTGATTACGAAGGTTATACCCCCTGTGACCATGTCCGCAGTTACCGCCCGAAACCAAATGTTCGTAAAGAATATATTGAGCAGGCTGCTGCATTGATTAACTCTGCAAAAAAACCTTTCATCCTTTTCGGACAAGGCGTTTCTTTAGGAAATGCAGAACAGGAGTTTAAAGCTTTTGTAGAAAAAACAGGTATTCCGGCTGCATGGACCATTATGGGTGCAGGTGCAATTCCAACAGATCACCCTTTAAATGTAGGGATGTTGGGAATGCATGGTAATTACGGCCCGAACGTACAAACCAATTCTTGTGATGTACTGATTGCCATAGGAATGCGTTTCGACGACCGTGTAACAGGACGTTTAGATAAATATGCCAAACAGGCAAAAGTAATTCACCTGGATATTGATCCTGCAGAAATCGATAAAAACGTAAAAGCTGAAGTTCCGGTATGGGGCGATTGTAAAGAAACTTTACCACTTTTAACTGCTTTGGTGGATCAGAAAGAACACCCGGAATGGTTGGCAGAGTTCAGGGCCTTTGACAAGACGGAGTTGGAAACAGTAATCCATAATGAATTGAATCCGCAAAGCGGAGAATTGACAATGGGCGAAGTGATCAACCAGCTGAATGAACTGACTAAAGGAGAAGCGATTATCGTAACAGACGTGGGTCAGCACCAAATGGTGGCTTGTCGTTATGCAAAGTTTAACCATACTAGAAGTAACATCACTAGTGGTGGTTTAGGTACAATGGGCTTTGGCTTACCTGCAGCAATCGGCGCTAAATTCGGAGCGCCAGACCGTACCGTAGTTGCCGTAATTGGGGATGGAGGTTTCCAGATGACACTTCAGGAATTGGGGACCATTATGCAGAGTGGAATTGATGTAAAGATCATGATCCTGAACAACAGGTTCCTGGGAATGGTTCGTCAATGGCAGCAGTTGTTCCATGAGAAACGCTACTCTTTCGTAGACATTACGAGTCCGGATTTCGTGAAACTTGCCGATTCTTATTATATCGCCGGTAAAAAAGTTTCTGAACGTGAGGACCTGGTAAGCTCATTAGAAGAAATGTTAAACCACAAAGGTTCTTACCTTTTAGAGGTAATGGTAGCCAAAGAACACAACGTATTCCCAATGGTTCCGCAAGGAAGCAGTGTAAGTGAAATCAGACTTAAATAA
- the ilvD gene encoding dihydroxy-acid dehydratase — protein MSQSPELNRYSKVFTQDPTQPAAQAMLYGIGLTKEDMDKAQVGVASMGYDGNTCNMHLNDLAKIVKDGVWDNGMVGLTFSTIGVSDGMSNGTDGMRYSLVSRDVIADSIETICGGQYYDGVIALPGCDKNMPGSIMAMGRLNRPSIMVYGGSIHSGQYKGKSLNIVSAFEALGEKLAGTLNEEDYQGIIRHTCPGAGACGGMYTANTMASAIEALGMSLPYSSSYPALSEEKRQECLNAGKAIRVLLEKNILPSDIMTEKAFHNAIVTVMVLGGSTNAVLHLIAMAKSVGLTLKLADFQAVSDSTPVLADLKPSGQYLMEDVHEIGGVPAVLKYLLKVGLIHGDCLTVTGKTLAENVADAADLDFDQQKVILPVTNPVKATGHLQMLYGNIAEKGSVAKISGKEGERFEGPARVFEGEKSLIAGIQSGKVKKGDVVVIRQVGPKGAPGMPEMLKPTSAIIGAGLGKSVALITDGRFSGGTHGFVVGHITPEAWDGGNIAFVHDNDTIIIDAVNNTLHLDITEEEMEKRKAVWKQLPPPVKGGVLYKYLKQVSDASEGCVTDAYTH, from the coding sequence ATGTCACAATCACCAGAATTAAACCGCTACAGTAAAGTATTCACGCAGGACCCAACCCAGCCTGCAGCACAAGCCATGCTATATGGAATTGGTCTGACCAAAGAAGATATGGACAAAGCACAGGTCGGTGTTGCCAGTATGGGATACGATGGAAATACCTGCAACATGCACCTCAATGATTTAGCAAAAATTGTTAAAGATGGTGTCTGGGATAATGGAATGGTCGGTTTAACCTTTAGCACCATCGGTGTAAGCGATGGCATGTCAAACGGAACAGATGGAATGCGTTATTCTTTGGTTTCCAGAGATGTAATTGCAGATTCGATTGAAACGATTTGCGGTGGACAGTATTACGATGGCGTAATTGCATTGCCAGGTTGCGATAAAAATATGCCGGGTTCTATCATGGCAATGGGCCGTTTAAACCGCCCATCAATCATGGTATACGGTGGAAGTATCCACTCCGGACAGTATAAAGGAAAATCATTAAATATCGTATCTGCATTTGAAGCCCTTGGCGAGAAACTGGCAGGTACATTAAATGAAGAAGATTATCAGGGCATCATTCGTCATACCTGCCCGGGAGCGGGTGCATGTGGCGGGATGTATACCGCAAATACCATGGCTTCAGCGATTGAAGCATTGGGTATGAGTTTGCCATACAGTTCTTCTTATCCTGCCCTAAGCGAGGAAAAAAGACAGGAATGTTTAAATGCTGGTAAAGCGATTCGCGTATTGCTGGAAAAAAACATTCTTCCTTCAGATATCATGACCGAGAAAGCATTCCACAATGCCATTGTAACGGTGATGGTTCTAGGTGGTTCTACCAATGCGGTATTGCACTTAATCGCGATGGCAAAATCAGTAGGATTAACCTTAAAATTAGCAGACTTCCAGGCGGTTAGCGACAGTACTCCGGTATTGGCCGATTTGAAACCAAGCGGCCAGTATTTAATGGAAGATGTTCATGAAATTGGCGGTGTTCCGGCAGTTTTAAAATACCTGTTGAAAGTAGGTTTAATTCATGGCGACTGTCTGACGGTAACCGGAAAAACACTGGCAGAAAATGTAGCCGATGCAGCTGACCTGGATTTCGATCAGCAGAAAGTAATTCTTCCGGTAACTAACCCGGTAAAAGCGACAGGCCATTTGCAAATGTTATATGGCAATATTGCCGAAAAAGGTTCAGTAGCCAAAATCAGCGGTAAAGAAGGAGAAAGATTTGAAGGTCCGGCAAGGGTATTTGAAGGAGAAAAATCATTGATCGCCGGAATTCAGAGTGGAAAGGTGAAAAAAGGAGATGTAGTGGTGATCAGACAGGTAGGCCCTAAAGGAGCACCGGGTATGCCGGAAATGTTAAAACCAACTTCGGCCATTATTGGTGCAGGATTGGGTAAATCGGTAGCCTTGATTACTGACGGACGTTTCTCGGGAGGTACACATGGTTTCGTGGTTGGACACATTACTCCGGAAGCATGGGATGGTGGAAATATCGCCTTTGTACATGACAATGATACGATCATCATTGACGCAGTAAACAACACGTTACACCTGGACATTACTGAAGAGGAAATGGAAAAACGTAAAGCGGTCTGGAAACAGTTGCCACCACCCGTCAAAGGCGGCGTCCTTTATAAATATCTGAAACAGGTAAGCGATGCCAGTGAGGGCTGCGTTACCGATGCCTACACTCACTAA
- a CDS encoding branched-chain amino acid transaminase, which yields MKYFNSNTVLYLDGKFQNAANTTADIYGQSLHYGYAVFEGIRAYQTHNGTRIFKIREHYERLKKSAELVNMPFPWDINNLIKQTYKLLELNKLKNAYIRPLVYAAPNMSLVAATDVSIMICAWEWGAYLGNQQLKVCVSSYERPNPKSTPIEAKVSGNYVNSILATTEAKRKGFDEALLLDMNGNVAEAPGANIFIEKNGRLYTPPLGNILAGITRATVIELCRILDIELIEKHLTVNDLKHADSAFFCGTATEIAGIAAIDEYQFPVKWNDSVGATIQRTYKCLVLEKQNYEVII from the coding sequence ATGAAGTACTTTAATTCAAATACAGTGTTATACTTAGACGGTAAGTTCCAGAATGCCGCCAACACAACCGCCGATATCTACGGGCAATCGCTCCATTATGGCTACGCTGTATTTGAAGGGATCAGAGCTTATCAGACCCATAATGGAACCCGTATATTCAAAATCCGAGAACATTACGAAAGATTAAAAAAATCTGCCGAACTGGTCAATATGCCTTTTCCATGGGACATTAACAACCTGATCAAACAAACTTATAAATTACTGGAATTAAATAAGTTAAAAAATGCATACATCCGTCCGTTGGTATATGCCGCGCCCAATATGTCGTTGGTTGCAGCAACTGATGTTTCGATCATGATCTGTGCATGGGAATGGGGTGCTTACCTTGGTAATCAGCAATTAAAAGTTTGCGTATCAAGCTACGAACGTCCAAACCCGAAATCTACTCCTATAGAGGCAAAAGTAAGTGGCAATTATGTGAACTCTATTCTTGCTACTACCGAAGCTAAACGCAAAGGATTTGATGAAGCCCTTTTATTAGATATGAACGGGAATGTTGCGGAAGCGCCCGGAGCAAATATTTTTATTGAGAAAAACGGAAGGTTATACACTCCTCCTCTTGGCAATATCCTGGCCGGAATTACCCGCGCTACGGTTATAGAATTATGCCGTATCCTGGATATTGAACTGATAGAAAAACACCTGACTGTAAACGACTTGAAACATGCAGACAGTGCTTTCTTCTGTGGAACAGCAACAGAAATTGCAGGCATTGCTGCGATCGATGAATATCAGTTCCCGGTAAAATGGAACGACAGTGTTGGTGCCACTATACAACGCACTTATAAATGTTTGGTATTAGAAAAGCAAAACTACGAAGTAATCATATAA